The region ACAGCCAGGCGCAAGCCAAGCTGGCCGACGTTGCGCAACAGATCAAAAACGGCAGCACAGATTTTGCTGCTCAGGCCAAACTGCTTTCTCAGGACCCAGGATCGGCAAATCAAGGCGGCGACCTTGGCTGGGCTTCTCCAGATATGTACGATCCAGCCTTCCGCGATGCGTTGCTGAAACTGAAGAAAGGCGAAATCAGTCAGCCGATTCATTCCTCTTTTGGCTGGCACCTGATTCAATTACTGGACACCCGTCAGGTTGATAAAACAGACGCGGCGCAAAAAGAGCAGGCATACCGTATGATCTTTAATCGTAAATTCGCTGAAGAAGCACAAACCTGGATGCAGGAACAGCGTGCAGCGGCCTATGTCAAAGTGATTAATGGTGCCACTAACTAATGCAGACTGAGAGCAATACGCCACGCGTTGTGATCACCCCCGGCGAACCCGCTGGGATTGGCCCCGATCTGGTTATTGCTCTGGCACAGCAGGCTTGGCCTGTAGAGCTCGTTTGCTGTGCCGATCCCGAGCTGTTATTAACTCGCGCATTACAGTTGTCTATGCCGCTGACGCTGCGTGACTATCAACCCGGCCAGCCCGCACAGCCACAGCAGGCAGGTAGCCTCACCGTCCTGCCGATTGCCGCACCAGCAACCGTCATTGCAGGGCAACTGAATGTTGCCAACAGTGCTTATGTCGTTGAGACGTTAGCCCGCGCGTGTGATGGTTGTCTGAACGGTGAATTCGCGGCGCTGATTACCGGCCCGGTGCATAAAGGCATTATCAACGATGCCGGTGTCCCCTTCAGCGGGCACACTGAATTTTTCGCCGATCGCAGCCACTGTGAGCGCGTCGTCATGATGCTGGCGACGGAAGCGTTGCGCGTCGCCTTAGCGACCACACACTTACCGCTCGCTGCCGTTTCTGCGGCCATTACTCGCCAGAGTCTGCATGAAGTCATCACGATCTTACATCATGATTTGCAGACAAAATTCGGTATCTCTCAACCGCAGATTTATGTCTGCGGACTGAATCCTCATGCGGGTGAAGGCGGTCATATGGGCCGTGAAGAGCTGGATGTCATTAATCCTGCACTGGACGAGCTACGGCAACAAGGCATCACGCTGGTTGGGCCGCTGCCTGCCGATACGCTTTTCCAACCAAAGTATCTGCAACACGCCGATGCCATTTTGGCGATGTATCACGATCAAGGGCTCCCGGTTCTGAAATATCAGGGCTTCGGGCGCGCTGTTAATATCACACTGGGGCTACCGTTTATCCGCACATCGGTCGATCACGGTACAGCGCTAGAGCTGGCCGCAACCGGTAACGCTGAGCCTGGTAGCTTCATCACGGCATTAAATCTTGCCATTAAAATGATAAAGAATAGTAATGAATAATCGCGTACACCAAGGTCACTTCGCCCGTAAACGTTTTGGGCAAAACTTTTTAAACGATCATTTCGTGATCGATAGCATCGTTTCGGCGATTCATCCTCAGCCAGGTCAGGCCGTGGTAGAAATCGGTCCGGGGCTTGGCGCGTTGACGGCCCCGGTCGGCGACAGAATGGATCGTTTTACCGTGATTGAGCTGGACAGGGATCTGGCGGCACGGTTGGAAAGGCACCCGACGCTGAAAGATAAGCTGACAATTATTCAGCAAGACGCCATGACGATCGATTTCGCCGCGCTGGCTGAACAGGCTGGGCAGCCTCTGCGTGTTTTTGGCAACCTGCCGTATAATATTTCTACACCGCTGATGTTCCATCTATTCACCTATACTCAATCTATCCGCGACATGCACTTTATGTTGCAGAAAGAAGTGGTTAACCGCTTAGTGGCAGGGCCAAATAGTAAAGCGTTTGGACGCCTGAGCGTTATGGCACAGTATTATTGTCAGGTGATTCCGGTGCTTGAAGTGCCACCGGAGGCATTCACGCCTGCGCCTAAAGTCGATTCCGCTGTAGTGCGACTCGTGCCTCATGCCGTGACCCCTTATCCGGTTAGTGATATTCGCGTGCTGAGCCGCATCACAACGGAAGCATTTAATCAGCGCCGCAAAACGCTACGTAACAGTCTCGGTAACCTGTTCACCCCAGAAACGCTCACCGAACTGGGTATCAATGTTACCAGCCGCGCAGAGAATGTGACCGTTGAGCAATATTGCCGATTGGCGAACTGGTTAAGCGAGCATCCGGCAAAACAGGAATAACTGGAGTTCATCATGATTAATGCGCCCCGTGTTTGTGTACAAGTTCAGAGCTTCTACGTGGAATCACAATCGGAGCCTGATGAAGAACGTTTCGTGTTTGCTTATACAATTACGGTTCGCAATCTGGGGCGTCATGAAGTCCAGCTTTTAGGGCGTTATTGGCTGATCACCAACGGTAATGGCCGGCAGACTGAGGTTCAGGGGGAAGGCGTAGTCGGCGAACAGCCGATTATCCAGCCCGGTGGCGAGTTCCAATATACCAGTGGTGCCGTCATAGAAACGCCCCTCGGCACAATGGAAGGCCACTACCATATGATTGACCATCAGGGTAAGGCATTTCAGGTTCCAATCTCCGTCTTCCGTCTGGCTATCCCTTCACTGATACATTAATTATGTCTACCTATTTAGTTGGCGATGTTCACGGCTGTTTAGTTGAACTCAAAGCGCTATTAGCGCAAGTTTCCTTTAATCCTGAGCAGGATACGCTCTGGCTAACCGGCGATTTAGTCGCACGTGGGCCGGACTCGCTTCAGGTTCTGCGCTTCGTTCGCTCTCTCGGTTCAGCTGTCCGTATGGTACTTGGCAATCACGATCTGCACCTGCTGGCCGTTTATGCCGGTATCAGCCGCAACAAACCGAAAGATCGTCTCAACGATCTTCTCACCGCACCGGATGCGGACGAGCTAATTAACTGGCTACGCCGTCAGCCGATCTTACAGGTCGATGACGATCTTAAGCTGGTCATGGCGCACGCAGGCATCACACCACAGTGGGATCTACCGACGGCACTCATGTGCGCGCGCGAAGTTGAAGCGATCCTGAGCAGCGACAGTTACCCGCTTTTCCTTGATGCCATGTACGGCGATATGCCAAACCACTGGAGCCCAGAGCTCAGCGGCTTGGCACGTCTACGCTTTAGTACCAATGTTTTTACCCGCATGCGTTACTGTTTCTCTGGCGGACAGTTGGATATGCTCTGCAAAGAACCACCGGGTCAGGCACCTTCCCTGCTAAAACCATGGTTTGATCTACCCAGTCAAATCGCTGGAGAATACGCCATTGTGTTCGGCCATTGGGCATCACTGGAAGGGAAAGGCACGCCGGAAAACATTTATGCGCTGGATACCGGGTGCTGTTGGGGGGGAGAAATGACGATGCTGCGTTGGGACGATAAGCGCTACTTTACACAACCGTCACTCTCATCAACTACCGAACTCTCTGGCGATATCACGCTCTGAAATGGGTGAATAATACACCAGTATCTCCATTCCATCGCTAGCCGTGCCATTGTCATAGAAAGGGGAAGGTCGTATCAGACTGCACCTGCCTGGATGGCGGCACGGCCAACGCCTCAGCGGGAATCGACCAGATACCGCCACCAAGAAACCCAGCCAGACCAACGGCTTCTACACCATCTGACGGTAATTCGCGGCGGCGTGGATCGCTTAAGCGATCAGTATTCAGATTGCTGCTTCTATTCGTCATGTGTACTGTCTCCTACCTATCAAACACAGCGGCTTAACGACATCTTGATTTAACGACAAAAGCCGCAACCCGTTGTCATACTAGCGATAATAGATGACGAAAATGTGACCCATTTCTGCTAAAAAATAGAGAGTTAGCCGCTCATTGTGGTTGCTTATAGGTTTCAACGGCAGGTTTTGTCAGCGGTTGAGAAACCGCAGAATATTGCACCACCAGCATCCCCATGACGATGAGCGCTACACCCGCTATACGCCCTAACGTCGCTGGCCTCACCGCCAACCCCATCAAGCCAAAGTGGTCAATAATCAGCGATGCCACAACCTGACCGACAATTACGCAGACAATAAATCCTGAAGCGCCGAGCTTTGGCGTCAGTAATAACGCGGCGGTGATATAAGCCACACCCGCTATCCCACCCAGCCAGATCCACCACGATCCCTGTAAGGTATGACCAACCGTTGGAGCGGGTACTCGGGCAGCAAACAGGATCGGCAACAACACACAGATACTTACCAGCAGTGATGCCAACGTTGCCCAAAGCGGATGGCCTAACGAGCGCCCCAACGCCGCGTTGCTGGCTGCCTGAAAAGGCACAATGCTACCAGCAAGTACAGCAACACCTAACGGCAGCAACAGTGAGAGAGAAAAAGAAGAGAATAACGACATGGAACCCCCTGGCTCACAATATAAAATTCACAACGTCATTGGGATGTTCCAATACTCATCCATCCATTAAACTAATGGAAATTCGTAATTTTCACATGAGACATGCATAGAATGGATGATTTGCGTCGTATCGACATGAATTTGCTGCTAACACTTCATGCTCTGCTGACGGAAAAACACGTTACGCGGGCTGCGCTACGTCTGCACCGCAGCCAGCCTGCCGTCAGCCATTCACTATCACAGCTGCGTCAGATTTTTAACGATCCATTGTTAGTCCGGCGTGAGGCTGGTTTGACGCTAACAACCCGCGCTCAGGCACTACTCGATCCGCTGGAACAGGCGCTTGATCAACTAAACGGACTTATTCAAGCACCACAGTTCGATCCGCGTCATAGCACACGACATTTCCGTTTAGTCCTCTCTGATTACGGTACGAATGCCGTCCTGCCAACGCTCATGCGGCATCTCCGTACACAGGCTCCTGGTATTTCGCTGTCCGTCGGCCATGCTGGTCGCGAAATGATGCTGGCACAGTTGATCGATGGAGAAATTGACTTAGCCCTCGGCGTATTCCCTGAACGCCCGTCGGAGGTACACGCAGAACTTCTCTTTGAAGAGCATTTTTCCTGTCTGGCCGACCGCGCCACGCTGCCGGAAAACGGCACACTGTCGTTTAGCGAATGGCTGGAAAGGCCGCACATTCTGATCACGATGCATCCTGATTCTGCCAATGAAATTGACAGTACGCTGGCAGCCAGTGGCCAATCGCGTAATGTCGTGCTGGCACTGCCCCACTGGCATGCTGCCATCAACCTCATTGCCGGTACTGACCTGATTTTGACGGCTGCGCGACGCAGCATGTCACAAATCAATTCGCCTGATTTGCACGTTTTTCCACCGCCGTTCACGATCCCCAATTTCGCATTCCAGCAGGTGTGGCATACGCGACGCGAAAGCGATCCTGCGCATCGCTGGCTGAGAAAAGCCATTTGGGAAAGCTGTCAGGCGGGGAAGTAAAGTAACGGGTAAGAAAACGAAAAAACCCGCAACAAAGGCGGGTTTGGGTATTCATCGTATTACCGACAGCGCGTTATCGCAGGAAAGGTGCTTAGCGGCGTTCCAGAATTTCAAAGCAGTAACTGTGTGAGTTACGCTCATCAGCATCATGGAATTCGCTGAAAACAGACTGCCATTCGTCCGGCTCATAGTCAGGGAAATGCGTGTCGCCTTCCACTTCAGCATCAATATGCGTCAGGTAGAGACGATTAGCCTGCGCCAGCATTTGCTGATAAATACTGCCGCCGCCAATCACCATCACTTCTTCAACCTCGCCCGCCGCCGCCAGCGCAGCATCTAACGAAGAGACCCAGGTCACACGTTCGTCATCACCGGGATGATTACTCACAACAATGTTCAGTCTGCCGGGCAGCGGCTGACCGATAGAGCGGAAGGTGTTACGCCCCATAATAATCGGCTTATTAAGCGTATTACGCTTAAACCATGCCAGATCGGCTGGCAAATGCCACGGCATCGCGTTTTCCATGCCAATCACGCGATCCACTGCCAGTGCAGCAATCAAACTAATAACCATGGTGAAAAAACCCTGTAGGTCAGAAAATTGCTGACACTATACGGAAAGCCCCTTCACTCGTCGACATGGAGACGAGACCGAAACGCAATATAAGAGAGCTCCGACGCTATTTATACTCCTGGCCGTTTACGGTAGAGCCAGATTCCCGGTAAAGACAGGCCGATAGAGAGCGCACCGACAATAAAACTGGCCTTTAGGAAATTGGTCATCATGACGCTCATCAGCGCTTCGCTGTAGCCAAGGTGCGAAATCTCCACCACCGAAATCATCGCCGTGTAGGCAGAAATACCGGGAAACATCGGAATGACGGCTGCCACAGTGAAGACTTTCGGATGCGCCAGCAGCCAGCGTGACCAGCGAATACCCGTGATGCCAATCAGGATTGCCGCCAGAAACGATGCCCATTCGATATTCATACCAAAATGTATCGCCAGAAACCGTACGCCATGCCCGACGCCTCCCAACAGCGCGCAGTAAGGCAGCACTTTCAGTGGCACATTGAAGACCATAGCAAACCCCAATGCAGGGACCGCGGCCAGCACCATATCCTGCAAGAGCGCCCAGAGTAAACTTAAGCCCATCCGCGTAACCCCCACAGCGACATCGCCATCACCACACCAATACAGGTTGCCAGCGTCAATAAACTCGCCACCGTCCAACGTGCCAGACCGGTATTCACGTGCCCTTTAAACATATCCGCCACAGCGTTAATTAGCGGAAAGCCGGGAACCAGCAGCAGCACACTCGCCGCCATCGCCACCGTTGAGGTCTGAGAAAAAACCGGCAGGCGCATCAACAGCCCGGATGCCGACGTCGCGACAAACGCGGTAATACAGAAATTGATTAGCGGATTCAGGTGCCGTCCGGTAAAAACCTGTCGGACGTACATCGCCAGGCCGCTGGCAATCAGCGTGACAATAAACGCATCCCACCCGCCGCCGTTCAAACGGCTGAAGCAGCCGCAGGAGAGCGCCACAACGGAAACCATCAGCCAACGCGGGTAGCGCAGTGGCTTAATATTTCCCAGACGCTTCTCCACGCCTGCCACATCCAGCAGTTTATGCTCGGCCATGATCACCGCATGCTGCACCTCAATAACGACGTGCATATTAATGCCGCGATCCACATTCTTCCGCGTTGACGTCAGGCAATGCCCCTGCATGATGGTGGTTAGGACAATCGAATTTGCCGAAATTGAACTCTCAACGCTATCGGCCCCCAGTGCCATACCCAACCTTGAAGACAGCTGCTCCACGACCATACTTTCTGCACCATGCTGTAACAGCAGCAGCGCACACTGAATACACAGTCGGGTTATCTCCCGCTGCTGTGGTGCTTCACCCATCCGTTTTGCGCCACTGACTTGTTTTTCACCACTAAATGGTTTTTCACCACTGAATGGTTCACGGTTCTCACGTTCACTGACCATGTTGTTCTCTCAACCCGCCCCTGAAATTAACCACAAAAAATGAAAGGGTAATTGTTAACATATCGCCGCCGAATAACCAATAAGTGTGATGCGAATTCATTATTCTGGCGTTATGATTCCCCTCGCCCCTCTCTTTTTTACTGTCTGGAATGATCATGCTAGAAACATCGCTGTTTGTCGCGACCATCGCCACGTTAGGGATGATCTCCCCCGGCCCCGACTTTTTCCTCGTCATCAGGAATGCCGCGCGCTACCCACGCGTCGCCGCACTGATGACCGCATTTGGTGTAATCTGCGGTGTAGCAACCCATATGGCGTACTGCGTCGCCGGGCTCGCCGTCGTCATCACCACCACGCCGTGGCTGTTTAATGTACTGAAATATGCCGGTGCCGCCTATCTAATCTGGATCGGTGTTCAGGCACTATTCACGCGCGGTGGCAGCAAGCTGGATGTATCACATCTGGCACAGCAAAGCGTCAGCCTGAAGAAAGCCTTCCTGCAAGGTTATCTCTGCAACCTGCTTAACCCGAAAGCCACACTATTCTTTCTGGCAATGTTCACTCAGGTTCTAAATATTCACTCCGGTATTGGTGAAAAACTGTGGTATGCCATGATTATCTGGGGACTATCTGTCGTCTGGTGGCCGCTGTTGGTGGTGCTTTTCCAAAGCGAACCGGTACGGCGCGGATTAGCTAAAGTACAGAAACTGGTAGATAAGCTGCTGGGAACGGTGTTGATCGCGTTAGGTATCAAAGTAGCGCTGGGTTGATAATGCCGTCTGGAGCGATATACCCCCTCCGATTTTCACCGAAGGGGGTTATGGTCTTATCCTGAAGTGGGCTTAGTAACTGGCATAATAAACACGTAATCGATGTTGATCGGGATCGAGTGCCACGAACGTCAGGCCAAAATCCATCTGGGTGATGTCCTGAGCGATAGTTATATTCCGTGCCTTCCAGCTTTCATACATCGCATTCAATACAGCCTCACTCTCGACACGAATGGCTAATTCGCTACCACCGCCCACTAATTGCGCTACCGGTTTAACCTCATGCTTAGACCACAACCCCAATAACAACCCAGAGTCAAAGGCAAACATGGCAAAGTGTTCTGACTTCTCAATAGGCTGAAAATCAAACAGTTCACGATAGAAACGTTCACTGGCAACAGCATTTTCCACATATAAAATAATAAAATTTGGTGCGTTCATCAGAGACTCCCTGTAATCAGGTGAGATATAAGCAGAAGGATTCTGCTTGCCTGAATGCATCGTAGTACGCCCTGATGTCAATTTTTGTCAGTAGCCATTACTGCTGAGGAATGCCCTCTTTTTCATACCACTCTTTTAATAACTGCTGCCGACGACGAGGATAGCGCTGTTCCAACACCGACATGCTACGGATACGTTCAGCTCTGAAATGACGAAACTGCTGACGACGTTCGCACCAGGCGGCAATCACGTGCGTTTGATCGAAAAACCCCAATGCAAACGGCCAGATAACACGGTGGGATTCATCCCCCTGAAGGTCACAATAAGCAATCTCCGTACGACGTTCTGCACGAATAGCATGACGCAAGACAGATAAATCGATAACAGCAGCGGGAGTAACTTCTGCCTTACCCACTAATAATCCTGAGGAATCGAGTGCATTGCGCAACTCTGGCGGTAATACCGCCGCAATCTTCATCAACGCATTACGGGCTGCCCCCGCCAAACGCTCATCTGTTCTTCGGACTACCCAGCGCGATCCCAATACCAATGCTTCAATTTCCTCTTCTGAAAACATCAGAGGAGGGAGAATGAACCCTGGGCGCAGGATATAACCTAATCCCGCCTCGCCCTCAATATGCGCTCCCTGCAACTGTAGCGTAGCAATATCACGATAGACGGTTCTCTGGCTCACATTTAACTTTTCCGCCAAATACGCCCCTGTTACGGGAAACCGGTGATGGCGTAATATCTGTAAAAGCTCAAGTAAACGCTGCGTTCTGGACATCATCTCACCCTGATTTCAGGCATAGAAAACCTGTTCAATACCGGCCTTAAAACAGAGTGGCTGGAAAGAGGGTTTCAGGCTAAATAAAAATACAAAAAAGCCAGCGCTGTTACCAACGCTGGCTTTCATCATCGGTTTATTGCCTACCGAAGCCGGCCAATCAACCTTTAATCATCGCATGCATTTCCTGCACGGAAGTCACCTTCTCCGTCGGATCTGCCGTCAACGACATCGCGGTAGCGAAACCGCCGTTCAGCGTCGTGTCGTAATGCACCTTGTATTGCAGCGCACTGCGGCGAATCAGCTTGGAGTCCTCAATCGCCTGACGTCCTGCTGTGGTGTTGACGATGTAAGTATACTCGCCGTTCTTGATGCGGTCCTGAATGTGCGGACGACCTTCGTGCACCTTGTTCACCAGACGTGGATTAATGCCCGCTTCACCCAGCTCAATCGCCGTACCGTGTGTCGCATCCAGCTCAAAGCCGTGTTTCAGCAGTTTGGCCGCCAGATCCACCACACGGGCTTTATCGCCCTCACGTACCGACAGCAGCGCACGTCCGGTTTTCTTCATGTGCGAATTGCTGCCCAGCATCGCCTTGGCAAACGCTTCAGCAAACGTGCGGCCAACGCCCATCACTTCACCGGTTGAACGCATTTCTGGCCCCAGAATCGGGTCAACGCCAGGGAATTTGTTGAATGGCAGCACCACTTCTTTCACTGAGTAGTAAGGCGGGATGATTTCTTTGGTGACGCCCTGCTCAGCCAGCGTTTTGCCTGCCATCACGCGTGCCGCGACTTTCGCCAACGGAACGCCCGTCGCTTTCGAGACGAATGGTACCGTACGCGCTGCACGTGGGTTCACTTCAATCAGATAAACTTCGTTATCCTTCACCGCGAACTGCACGTTCATCAGACCGCGAACACAAAGTTCAAACGCCAGCTTCTCAACCTGCTGACGCATCACGTCCTGAATCTCTTTGCTTAACGTGTAAGCCGGTAGTGAACAAGCCGAGTCACCGGAGTGAACCCCTGCCTGCTCGATGTGTTCCATAATGCCGCCAATCAGTACACGTTCGCCGTCGCAAATGGCATCGACGTCCACTTCGATAGCATCGTCAAGGAAGCGGTCTAA is a window of Pectobacterium punjabense DNA encoding:
- the pdxA gene encoding 4-hydroxythreonine-4-phosphate dehydrogenase PdxA, with translation MQTESNTPRVVITPGEPAGIGPDLVIALAQQAWPVELVCCADPELLLTRALQLSMPLTLRDYQPGQPAQPQQAGSLTVLPIAAPATVIAGQLNVANSAYVVETLARACDGCLNGEFAALITGPVHKGIINDAGVPFSGHTEFFADRSHCERVVMMLATEALRVALATTHLPLAAVSAAITRQSLHEVITILHHDLQTKFGISQPQIYVCGLNPHAGEGGHMGREELDVINPALDELRQQGITLVGPLPADTLFQPKYLQHADAILAMYHDQGLPVLKYQGFGRAVNITLGLPFIRTSVDHGTALELAATGNAEPGSFITALNLAIKMIKNSNE
- the rsmA gene encoding 16S rRNA (adenine(1518)-N(6)/adenine(1519)-N(6))-dimethyltransferase RsmA, coding for MNNRVHQGHFARKRFGQNFLNDHFVIDSIVSAIHPQPGQAVVEIGPGLGALTAPVGDRMDRFTVIELDRDLAARLERHPTLKDKLTIIQQDAMTIDFAALAEQAGQPLRVFGNLPYNISTPLMFHLFTYTQSIRDMHFMLQKEVVNRLVAGPNSKAFGRLSVMAQYYCQVIPVLEVPPEAFTPAPKVDSAVVRLVPHAVTPYPVSDIRVLSRITTEAFNQRRKTLRNSLGNLFTPETLTELGINVTSRAENVTVEQYCRLANWLSEHPAKQE
- the apaG gene encoding Co2+/Mg2+ efflux protein ApaG yields the protein MINAPRVCVQVQSFYVESQSEPDEERFVFAYTITVRNLGRHEVQLLGRYWLITNGNGRQTEVQGEGVVGEQPIIQPGGEFQYTSGAVIETPLGTMEGHYHMIDHQGKAFQVPISVFRLAIPSLIH
- the apaH gene encoding bis(5'-nucleosyl)-tetraphosphatase (symmetrical) ApaH, which codes for MSTYLVGDVHGCLVELKALLAQVSFNPEQDTLWLTGDLVARGPDSLQVLRFVRSLGSAVRMVLGNHDLHLLAVYAGISRNKPKDRLNDLLTAPDADELINWLRRQPILQVDDDLKLVMAHAGITPQWDLPTALMCAREVEAILSSDSYPLFLDAMYGDMPNHWSPELSGLARLRFSTNVFTRMRYCFSGGQLDMLCKEPPGQAPSLLKPWFDLPSQIAGEYAIVFGHWASLEGKGTPENIYALDTGCCWGGEMTMLRWDDKRYFTQPSLSSTTELSGDITL
- a CDS encoding DMT family transporter, translated to MSLFSSFSLSLLLPLGVAVLAGSIVPFQAASNAALGRSLGHPLWATLASLLVSICVLLPILFAARVPAPTVGHTLQGSWWIWLGGIAGVAYITAALLLTPKLGASGFIVCVIVGQVVASLIIDHFGLMGLAVRPATLGRIAGVALIVMGMLVVQYSAVSQPLTKPAVETYKQPQ
- a CDS encoding LysR family transcriptional regulator, giving the protein MDDLRRIDMNLLLTLHALLTEKHVTRAALRLHRSQPAVSHSLSQLRQIFNDPLLVRREAGLTLTTRAQALLDPLEQALDQLNGLIQAPQFDPRHSTRHFRLVLSDYGTNAVLPTLMRHLRTQAPGISLSVGHAGREMMLAQLIDGEIDLALGVFPERPSEVHAELLFEEHFSCLADRATLPENGTLSFSEWLERPHILITMHPDSANEIDSTLAASGQSRNVVLALPHWHAAINLIAGTDLILTAARRSMSQINSPDLHVFPPPFTIPNFAFQQVWHTRRESDPAHRWLRKAIWESCQAGK
- the folA gene encoding type 3 dihydrofolate reductase, whose amino-acid sequence is MVISLIAALAVDRVIGMENAMPWHLPADLAWFKRNTLNKPIIMGRNTFRSIGQPLPGRLNIVVSNHPGDDERVTWVSSLDAALAAAGEVEEVMVIGGGSIYQQMLAQANRLYLTHIDAEVEGDTHFPDYEPDEWQSVFSEFHDADERNSHSYCFEILERR
- a CDS encoding threonine/serine exporter is translated as MGLSLLWALLQDMVLAAVPALGFAMVFNVPLKVLPYCALLGGVGHGVRFLAIHFGMNIEWASFLAAILIGITGIRWSRWLLAHPKVFTVAAVIPMFPGISAYTAMISVVEISHLGYSEALMSVMMTNFLKASFIVGALSIGLSLPGIWLYRKRPGV
- a CDS encoding threonine/serine exporter family protein, translating into MGEAPQQREITRLCIQCALLLLQHGAESMVVEQLSSRLGMALGADSVESSISANSIVLTTIMQGHCLTSTRKNVDRGINMHVVIEVQHAVIMAEHKLLDVAGVEKRLGNIKPLRYPRWLMVSVVALSCGCFSRLNGGGWDAFIVTLIASGLAMYVRQVFTGRHLNPLINFCITAFVATSASGLLMRLPVFSQTSTVAMAASVLLLVPGFPLINAVADMFKGHVNTGLARWTVASLLTLATCIGVVMAMSLWGLRGWA
- a CDS encoding LysE family transporter, coding for MLETSLFVATIATLGMISPGPDFFLVIRNAARYPRVAALMTAFGVICGVATHMAYCVAGLAVVITTTPWLFNVLKYAGAAYLIWIGVQALFTRGGSKLDVSHLAQQSVSLKKAFLQGYLCNLLNPKATLFFLAMFTQVLNIHSGIGEKLWYAMIIWGLSVVWWPLLVVLFQSEPVRRGLAKVQKLVDKLLGTVLIALGIKVALG
- a CDS encoding VOC family protein, encoding MNAPNFIILYVENAVASERFYRELFDFQPIEKSEHFAMFAFDSGLLLGLWSKHEVKPVAQLVGGGSELAIRVESEAVLNAMYESWKARNITIAQDITQMDFGLTFVALDPDQHRLRVYYASY
- a CDS encoding helix-turn-helix transcriptional regulator, coding for MSRTQRLLELLQILRHHRFPVTGAYLAEKLNVSQRTVYRDIATLQLQGAHIEGEAGLGYILRPGFILPPLMFSEEEIEALVLGSRWVVRRTDERLAGAARNALMKIAAVLPPELRNALDSSGLLVGKAEVTPAAVIDLSVLRHAIRAERRTEIAYCDLQGDESHRVIWPFALGFFDQTHVIAAWCERRQQFRHFRAERIRSMSVLEQRYPRRRQQLLKEWYEKEGIPQQ